In Desulfobacterales bacterium, a single genomic region encodes these proteins:
- a CDS encoding AAA family ATPase, whose protein sequence is MAYSVALAGKGGTGKTTMAGMLIKFLLKKNKTPILAVDADCNANLNEVLGLKLGNTLGNAREDMKKGDVPSGMTKDIFMEMKLEEAVVEAEGFDLVVMGQPEGAGCYCAANTLLTNYLERLSGNYPYIVMDNEAGMEHISRLTTKDVDILLIVSDSSRRGLQAAVRIEELARCLKIGVGKSYVVINQAREAPPEPVMDKLKEANIELIGTVPSDDLVYDFDFQGRPTIEMPEDSKSVRAAFEIFDKIVA, encoded by the coding sequence ATGGCTTATTCAGTCGCACTTGCCGGCAAAGGTGGCACCGGTAAAACCACCATGGCCGGTATGCTCATAAAATTTTTATTGAAAAAAAACAAAACGCCGATTCTGGCAGTGGATGCCGATTGCAATGCCAACCTTAATGAAGTTTTGGGACTCAAACTAGGCAACACTTTGGGAAACGCCCGCGAGGACATGAAAAAAGGGGATGTCCCCAGCGGTATGACCAAAGACATCTTCATGGAAATGAAGCTTGAAGAAGCCGTGGTCGAAGCCGAGGGTTTTGATTTGGTTGTGATGGGCCAGCCGGAAGGTGCCGGCTGTTATTGCGCGGCTAACACCCTGCTCACCAATTACCTTGAACGTCTGTCCGGCAATTATCCTTACATCGTCATGGACAACGAGGCTGGCATGGAGCACATCAGCCGCCTAACGACCAAAGATGTGGATATTCTTTTAATTGTGTCGGATTCCTCCAGACGCGGACTTCAGGCAGCAGTGCGCATCGAAGAACTGGCCCGTTGCTTGAAAATCGGTGTTGGCAAAAGTTATGTGGTGATCAACCAGGCACGAGAGGCACCGCCTGAACCGGTCATGGACAAACTTAAAGAGGCCAATATTGAGCTTATCGGAACCGTTCCGTCAGATGACCTGGTCTATGACTTTGATTTCCAGGGACGCCCGACCATTGAAATGCCCGAAGACAGCAAATCGGTTAGGGCTGCATTTGAAATTTTTGACAAAATCGTTGCCTGA
- a CDS encoding histone deacetylase gives MSNKTGFLYDERYQQHQTGNYHPEIPDRLPAVYSGIKDAGLLEQLTLIKAVSADLKWVETVHDPNYIKRLEKACSSGHNIFDSPDNQMCSATYEVSLLAVGGVLEAVRLVMEGELDNAFCAVRPPGHHAEIDKAMGFCYFNNIAIAARYIQKQWEIERVGIVDFDVHHGNGTQHIFERDPTVFYYSIHQHPTFAYPGTGREFELGKDAGHGFTKNSPMLPGQGDTEYQQILQRDLVPVFADFKPQVILVSAGFDAHIEDNMSDIKLTTDGFTWVIEKLVEMAAEYAQGRLISVLEGGYSIRRLPELARNHVKVLLNAQ, from the coding sequence ATGAGCAATAAAACCGGCTTTTTATACGATGAAAGATACCAGCAGCACCAGACCGGAAACTATCATCCGGAAATTCCGGATCGGCTTCCAGCCGTATATAGCGGCATTAAAGATGCAGGTCTGCTTGAGCAGTTGACATTGATTAAGGCCGTGTCGGCGGATTTAAAATGGGTTGAAACCGTGCACGACCCCAATTACATCAAGCGACTTGAGAAAGCATGCAGCAGCGGCCATAATATTTTTGACAGCCCCGACAATCAAATGTGCTCGGCAACTTACGAAGTCTCTTTATTGGCGGTCGGCGGTGTCCTGGAGGCGGTCCGATTGGTAATGGAGGGCGAGCTGGATAATGCCTTTTGTGCTGTGCGGCCACCCGGTCACCATGCGGAAATCGACAAGGCCATGGGGTTTTGCTATTTTAACAACATTGCGATTGCCGCCCGCTATATCCAAAAACAATGGGAAATCGAGCGGGTTGGTATTGTCGATTTTGACGTTCATCATGGAAATGGAACCCAGCACATTTTTGAACGCGATCCGACGGTATTTTACTATTCCATCCATCAACATCCAACTTTCGCCTATCCGGGTACCGGTCGTGAATTCGAACTGGGCAAAGATGCCGGTCATGGATTTACCAAAAATTCACCGATGCTGCCCGGACAGGGTGATACCGAATACCAGCAGATATTGCAAAGGGATTTGGTACCGGTCTTTGCTGATTTCAAACCACAGGTGATTCTGGTTTCAGCTGGATTCGATGCCCACATTGAAGACAATATGTCGGATATAAAGCTGACCACAGACGGTTTCACCTGGGTTATCGAAAAGCTGGTTGAAATGGCTGCCGAGTATGCTCAGGGC